Proteins co-encoded in one Magnetococcales bacterium genomic window:
- a CDS encoding pyridoxal phosphate-dependent aminotransferase → MSVLSLRVQKVKPSPTLAVTAKAKELKDQGRDVIGLGSGEPDFDTPDHVKEAAIEAIRKGFTKYTPVAGIPELRKAIIQKFKRDNGLEFRPNQVVVTVGGKQAFFNLAQAMLNPGDQVIIPAPYWVSYPDMVLLADGEPVIVDTTEEDGFKMRPAALDAAITPRTRLVVINSPSNPTGAAYTRDELAALGEVLLRHPHVWVVSDDIYEKIIFGDFVFSTIAQVVPGLQNRTITMNGVSKTYSMTGWRIGYAAGPVEVIQAMETIQSQSTSNATSISQKAALAAIEGDQNCLLPMVEAFRQRRDFVVQRFNAIPGMHCRTPEGSFYAYPCFSGLIGRRTETGKVITDSNVLSEYLLEGFDVAVVAGASFGKDPFFRISYATSMANLEKAMARIQKAAERLQAT, encoded by the coding sequence ATGTCCGTATTGTCGTTGCGCGTGCAAAAGGTGAAACCATCCCCGACTCTGGCGGTCACGGCCAAAGCAAAAGAGTTGAAGGATCAAGGACGGGATGTGATCGGTCTGGGTTCCGGAGAACCTGATTTTGACACCCCGGACCACGTCAAGGAAGCGGCCATCGAGGCCATTCGCAAAGGCTTCACCAAGTATACCCCGGTCGCGGGCATTCCGGAACTGCGCAAAGCCATCATCCAAAAATTCAAACGGGACAACGGCCTGGAGTTCCGGCCCAACCAGGTGGTGGTCACCGTGGGGGGGAAGCAGGCCTTTTTCAATCTGGCGCAAGCCATGTTGAACCCAGGCGATCAGGTCATTATTCCGGCCCCTTACTGGGTCTCCTATCCGGACATGGTTCTCCTGGCCGACGGCGAGCCGGTGATCGTGGACACCACCGAAGAGGATGGTTTCAAGATGCGTCCGGCGGCATTGGACGCTGCCATCACGCCCCGCACCCGGCTGGTGGTGATCAACTCCCCTTCCAACCCCACCGGCGCGGCCTATACCCGGGATGAGCTGGCGGCGTTGGGAGAGGTGCTGTTGCGGCACCCCCATGTCTGGGTTGTCTCCGACGATATCTATGAAAAGATCATCTTCGGCGACTTTGTTTTTTCCACCATCGCCCAGGTGGTTCCCGGCCTGCAAAACCGGACCATCACCATGAACGGTGTCTCGAAGACCTACTCCATGACCGGCTGGCGCATCGGTTATGCCGCCGGACCCGTGGAGGTGATCCAGGCCATGGAGACCATTCAATCCCAGAGCACCTCCAATGCGACCTCCATCTCCCAGAAAGCCGCTTTGGCGGCCATCGAAGGGGATCAAAACTGCCTGCTCCCCATGGTGGAGGCCTTTCGGCAACGACGGGACTTTGTCGTCCAGCGTTTCAATGCCATTCCGGGGATGCACTGCCGCACGCCAGAGGGCTCCTTCTATGCTTATCCTTGTTTCTCCGGGCTCATTGGCCGACGCACCGAAACCGGCAAGGTGATCACCGACAGCAACGTGTTGTCGGAGTATCTGCTTGAAGGATTCGACGTAGCCGTGGTGGCCGGAGCCTCTTTCGGCAAGGATCCCTTTTTCCGGATCTCTTATGCCACCTCCATGGCCAATCTGGAAAAGGCCATGGCCCGCATCCAGAAAGCCGCCGAACGTTTGCAGGCCACCTGA